AAGTCCCCCGGCGCGGAACTTGCTCAAGTCACGACCATCTTGCGAGCAATCGAACGGCGGGACGCGAACGTGCGTGGCCGTTCCGATTGATCTCGACCGACCATGCCTCCGCCCGCTCGACGAGCACCGTCCCCGCCGCGGGCGCCGAATGTTGCCGATGCTGGATCGCACAGCGTAGCGACGCCGACTCTCGGGTCGTCGGCTACGGTCATGCGACACAATCCTCCTGCAACGTCAGGCGACGCCGATCGCGAACTGTTGAGCAATCGGACACGACCCGCACCCGCCTGCAAAACATCCCATGCACGAAGCCGTCATCCTGATCGCCGCCGACTTGCCCGTTCACCCTTCGCCCGGCGAGATGCTTAGCTTTCTTGCCGGGGGGGTCGCCGTCGTCCTGGCCGCATTGTCGTTCATCGCCCTGTGCACCAGTTCCGTGGGCTTGGCGCTCAAGCTGCTGGCGCCGAGGACGCCGGTCCATGCCTCGGCCTCGGCCGGGGTCGTCGCCGACGAACTGTCCGAGGACGTCGCGGTGGTGATCGCCGCGGCCGTGGCGGTGGCGATCCAGGAGCCGCACCGCATCCACTACGTCCGCAGCTACGACGAATCGATCTGGACGCTCGGGGGCCGGATGCAGCATCACAGTTCGCACCAAATTCAACCGCGGGACCGTCGCTGAATCGATCCGTTCCGCCGGCGTCAGAGAGCTCGCCCCATGCTCCAGGATTTCTACGAGATCACAGCGTTCGACTCCGTGACCGGCCCCATGATCATCATGTGGGCGATCACGGCCCTGCTCGTCTACCTGGCGATCGCCAAAGAGTTTGAGCCGATGCTGCTGCTGCCAATCGCCTTCGGGTCGCTCTTGGCCAATTTGCCGACGATCGGCATTCTCAACCCGCCTCACAACGGCGAGCCGGGAGGGCTGTACTACTACATTTTCAAAGGGGTGGAGTGGGAACTCTTCCCGCCGCTGATTTTTTTGGGCGTAGGAGCGCTCACCGATTTCGGCCCGTTGATTGCCAATCCTCGAACTCTGCTGCTGGGCGCCGCGGCGCAGGGCGGCGTGTTCGTCACCTTCCTGGGCGCGTATTGGCTGGGATTCACGCCGCAGGAAGCGGCCTCGATCGGCATTATCGGCGGAGCCGACGGGCCGACGTCGATCTTCATCGCGAACAAGCTCGCCCCCGATTTGGTCGGACCGATTGCGGTGGCCGCTTACTCTTATATGGCCCTTGTGCCGCTGATCCAGCCCCCGATCATGCGGGCCCTGACGACCGATGCGGAACGTCGAATCCGCATGAAATCGCTCCGCAAAGTCAGCAAACGCGAGCGGCTGATCTTCGCGTTCATGACGCTCATCGTCTGCATTTTGATCGTCCCTTACGCCTCGGCTCTGATCGCGATGCTCATGTTGGGAAACATCCTCCGCGAGAGCGGCGTCGTCGAGCGGCTCTCGAAGGCCGCCCAGAACGAAGTGATCAACGTGATCACGATCTTTCTGGGCTCAAGCGTCGGCATCACGATGACGAGCGACTCGTTTCTGCAGGCCAAAACGCTCAAGATTCTGTCGATGGGGGTCGTCGCGTTCAGCGTGTCGACGGCGTCCGGCGTCCTGCTGGCCAAGCTGATGAACCTGCTCAGCCCCGCCAAGCCGATCAATCCGCTGATCGGTTCGGCCGGCGTCTCGGCCGTGCCGATGGCGGCCCGAGTTTCCCAGATCGAGGGGCAGCGCGTCGACCCGCAAAACCACCTGTTGATGCACGCGATGGGCCCCAACGTCGCAGGCGTTATCGGCACGGCAGTCGTCGCGGGATACTTCATCGCCCGGCTGTCGGGGCGGTAGGTCGACGCAAGTCCGCACCCGAGCGGTTTACTTCTCCGGCACGGCGTCGCGGAGGACTTCCTCGCTGACGTAGATCGGCAGCGGCGGATCGCAGGTGACGGCCACCGCGATCGCG
The window above is part of the Pirellulales bacterium genome. Proteins encoded here:
- a CDS encoding sodium ion-translocating decarboxylase subunit beta yields the protein MLQDFYEITAFDSVTGPMIIMWAITALLVYLAIAKEFEPMLLLPIAFGSLLANLPTIGILNPPHNGEPGGLYYYIFKGVEWELFPPLIFLGVGALTDFGPLIANPRTLLLGAAAQGGVFVTFLGAYWLGFTPQEAASIGIIGGADGPTSIFIANKLAPDLVGPIAVAAYSYMALVPLIQPPIMRALTTDAERRIRMKSLRKVSKRERLIFAFMTLIVCILIVPYASALIAMLMLGNILRESGVVERLSKAAQNEVINVITIFLGSSVGITMTSDSFLQAKTLKILSMGVVAFSVSTASGVLLAKLMNLLSPAKPINPLIGSAGVSAVPMAARVSQIEGQRVDPQNHLLMHAMGPNVAGVIGTAVVAGYFIARLSGR